The DNA segment TGAAGTCCGGTTTTCCGGATCGGGGGGGCAGGGATTGATCCTTGCCGGAGTCATGCTGGCCGAAGCGGTGGGGACCGGCGACGGTAAAAATGTTGTCCAGACTCAGTCCTATGGACCGGAGGCCCGCGGCGGCGCCAGCCGTTCCGATGTGGTTATTTCGGACGGGGAGATTTATTATCCCAAGACAATGAAACTCGATTTGCTTCTGGCTCTGACGCAGGAAGCCTGCGATAAGTACTACGGCGATCTGAAAGACGGCGGGATGCTGGTAATCGATTCCGTGCTGGTGACACAGGTTCCGACAAAATTGTACTATGGGTTCCCCTTTGTCCGCCTGGCCCGGGAGGAAATCGGGCATGTCATGGTGGCCAATGTCATCGCCCTCGGCGCGATCGCGGAACTGACCGGGATCGTTTCGCTTGAGGCGGTCGAAAGAGTGGTAAAAAAGCGGGCTCCCCGGGGTACAGAGGAGAAGAATATCAAGGCCCTGGAATTGGGGATCGCCATCGCCAAGAAGGCCAAAAAACAGAAACAATAAGGAGTTGTTCTTGGAGCAGACGCTGTTAATAATCAAACCGGATGCCACGAAACGCAATCTGATCGGCCATATCATAGGCCGGCTGGAAAGAGCCGGCTTCGAAATAGCGCAGATGCGGCTGGAACGTCTTACTCCCGAAAAGGCGCGCCGATTTTATGCCGTCCACGAGGGCAAGACGTTTCTTGATTCCCTCGTGGAATTTATGTCGTCCGGCCCGGTGGTGCCGATCCTGCTTCGTAAACAGAATGCCGTTGCCGACCTGCGGCTTTTGATTGGCGCGACCGATCCGGCCAAAGCGGCCTGTGGCACGCTCCGGCAGGAAATCGCTCTGAATATCCAGGAAAACTCCGTGCATGCTTCCGATTCGCCGGAAAATGCCGTCAAGGAAATCGCCTTTTTCTTTGAATGAGAAATGGATAAATTCATCAATTATGGTGATGAAAAGTTGCCACTGAATTTTCCCGAGAATGTATCTCTGGATGAATTCCAGTATTCTGAAAAGCATGATTCATTCGATTTCAAGGCTCTTCATCATGCCATAAATGAAGAGGGAAACGACCTCTTTCCCTTTCGTTCAGCCGATCTTTTTGTTGTCAACGACGCTTATCGCCACACACCGACGGATATTATTCTAAAGTGGTTCAATGATAACGGCTACCTGGGGGACAGATCCATTTTTATCGTCGCCACCGGCTGTCATGCGGCGCCGAACGATATGCAGATGCGCAAGATTTTCGGGGCCCTGTATGATTCATTGAAGAATCGCATTCGCGTGCATGACGCCTATGATCGGGGCAGTATGGTGAAAATAGGGGTCGATGGCGAGGGCCATCCGGTTTATATAAATAGATTGCTGCATGATGCCGGCAATATTGTCGTCATCGGCTCGGTGGAGCCGCATTATTTTGCCGGTTTTACGGGGGGACGAAAATCCATTTTCCCGGGATTGGCCGACTACGATACTACGGTTCGCAATCATGCCCGGGCGGTCAATTTCGAAGCGGCGCCGATGCGACTCGACGGCAATCCGGTGGCCGATGATTTATCCTCGCTTATGAATCTCGTCGCCGATAAAATGATTTTCAGTTTTCAGATAGTATCGATTCCATCGGGCGGTATAGTGGGGATTTTCTGCGGTGCAATGGGGAAATCTTTCGAGATGGCGGCGCAATTGGCCCGGGAGGTTTTTGGGATCACGGCCGAAAGTCATTATGATCTGATACTTGCCGAGGTTCGCCCGCCGCTCGACAGCAATCTCTATCAACTTCAAAAGTCGCTTGAAAATTGCCAGATGGCGCTTCGCGACGGCGGGAGCATGGTGCTTTTTTCGCCCTGTCACGAAGGAATCGGAAGTGAGAGTTTCTATAATTTGGCCGATATCTGGAAATCGGGGGAGAACCACGAAGATGCGGTCAATGACAAATTCGGTATTCATAAATTATATCGAGTAAAGAAAATCTCGGAGCGGATCGGGATTTATCTCCATTCGAATCTTCCGGAAGGCGTCTCTGATAAAGTCTTTTTCAGGACGGTAAAGGACTCGCAGGTCCTCATAAACGAAATATCGAAAAAAGGGAAGACAATTAAGGCCGCACTGGTCAGGGATGCCGGGCAGACGGTACTGACGGTGCGCTCGAAAAGTCAGAATTAATAAACAAAACGTGGAGGAAGAATGAACAGGAAAATCGCCGTAATCGGAGCCGGAAATGTCGGCGCCAGTGTGGCGCAGTATCTGGCCGAGGCCAATCTGGCCGATGTCGTCATGGTTGACATTCTCGAAGGGATTCCGCAGGGGAAAGCGCTGGATCTGACCCAGGCCGGCCCGGTCCGGAAGTACAATTGCCATGTTACCGGCAGTAACGATTATAAAGATATCAAGGGCGCCGATCTCGTGGTCATCACGGCCGGTCTGGCCCGCAAACCGGGCATGACCCGCGAGGATCTGCTGAAAATGAACGCCGATATCGTGGGCGGAGCCGCGGACAATATCAAAAAGCACGCTCCCAAATCATTTGTCATCGTGGTGACCAACCCGCTGGATATCATGACCTATCATGCCTTCAAGAGAACCGGTTTCCCGGCCAATCGCGTCTGCGGTCAGGCGGGAATTCTCGATTCCACGCGGTTCCGCGCTTTTGTCGCGATGGAACTGAATGTCGCCATGTCCGATATTCAGGCGATGGTGCTTGGCGGTCACGGCGATACGATGGTCCCGCTGCCGCGCTACACTACGGTCGGCGGTATCCCGATCGGGGAACTGATTCCGGCGGAGAGAATTCAGGCGATATCGGATCGGACCCGTGACGGCGGGGCGGAAATCGTGAAACTGCTCAAGTCCGGTTCCGCCTATTATGCACCGGCGGCCGCGACCGTAGAAATGGCCCGCGCCATTCTGCTTGATGAAAAGAGAGTCGTTCCGGCATCGGCCTATCTAAACGGCGAATACGGCTTGACCGACCTGTATATCGGCGTGCCGGTCATTCTCGGCGCCGGCGGAGTGGAAAAGGTACTGGAACTGAAACTGCAGAAAAAGGAACTCGATGCCCTTACCAAATCCGGGGCGACATACAAGGGATTCCTTAAGGAAATCGGTTATTAACGGAGGTTGAATTAATGTCCCCCAAATTCAAACATATTGTTATCCCCAAAGACGGGGAGAAGATTACGATCAAAAACAAGAAACTGGCCGTGCCCGACCAGCCGATCATACCGGTTATGGAAGGCGACGGCATCGGCCGGGATATCATGAGGGCCACCCGCCGGGTGGTCGATGCGGCGGTCAACAAGGCATATGGCGGCAAGCGGCGCATTGCCTGGATGGATATTTACGCCGGGGAAAAAGCCCAGGAGATATACGGCGAAATAATGCCCAAAGAGACTTTTGACGCCATCAAGCAGTACATTGTCGCCCTCAAGGGTCCTCTGACCACACCGATCGGCGGCGGCTTCCGCTCCCTCAACGTGACCCTGCGACAGGTCCTTAATCTCTACGCCTGTGTCCGCCCGGTGCGGTATTTCGAGGGTGTTCCCGCCCCGGTGAAGCATCCCGAGAAGATGAACGTGGTCATTTACCGGGAAAACACCGAGGATGTTTATGCCGGTATCGAGTGGGCCAAAGGGACCAAAGAAGTCAAGCAGGTGATTGATTTTCTGAACAAGAAATTCAAACTCTCGATTCGGACCGATTCCGGTATCGGGATCAAGCCGATATCTGTTACCGGCACCAAGCGGCTGGTGCGCAAGGCGATCCAGTACGCGATCGATAAGAAACGTAAATCGGTGACCCTGGTGCACAAAGGGAACATCATGAAGTACACCGAAGGGGCTTTCCGTGACTGGGGCTACAAACTGGCCACCACCGAATTCCGGGACAAAGTCGTGACCGAGGATGAGGTGAACAAGCAGTTTGGCGGACAGGTCCCGGCCGGCAAGATTCTGGTTAATGACCGTATCGCCGATTCGATGTTCCAGCAGATATTAACCCGCACCGGCGAATATGAGGTTCTGGCGACCCCCAATCTTAACGGCGATTACCTCTCCGACGCCTGCGCGGCGCAGGTCGGCGGACTCGGCATGGCGCCGGGCGCCAATATCGGCGATTTTGTCGGCCTGTTCGAGGCGACTCACGGGACCGCTCCGAAGTATGCCGATAAGGATGTCATCAATCCCGGTTCATTGATACTCTCTGCCGTGATGATGCTTGATTATCTCGGCTGGGGCGAGGCCGGCGAGATGATCGAACGGGCGATGGAAGCCACTATTAAGAATAAGACGGTGACCTACGATCTGGAACGTCAGATGGAAGGGGCCACGAAGGTTTCCACGTCGCAGTTCGCCACCAATATTATCAATAATATGCGTTGACCCGAAATGGCGCATTTAATTGAGATATTAATTATCTGAAATAGCCCGGCGGGTTTCCCACCCGCCGGGTTTTTAATTGAAATATTCCAAAATTTATTGCAGAGCGCCCCGGCATTTCATATCCTGACTTAAATATTTTTGATGAGGTTATTGAAATGTCCAAGACATATACGATTTGCTTTGCCATATTTATGACTTTGTCCGGGGTCGTTTTTAAAACCAATGCTCAGTCGATAAATTATCCCGATGATATTGCCGCCGTCCTTGATTCGGCGGGAGAAAATCGGGTGGCGCTGGAGGAAGTTCTGTTTCATTATCGGGACGATTCTCTTAAGTTTCAGGCCGCCTGCTTTCTTATCAGAAACATGCCGGGGCACAGTTATGTGACCTACAAACTGGTCGATACTGCCGGCAATGAGGTTCTGTTCAACGCTCTTGAATACCCGACTTATGACAGTCTGAACAGGGCCTTCGACGCCATTCAGGCAAAGACGGGCGACCTTGATTTCAGAAAGAAGGATCTATTCGACGATACAAAAACAATCAGGGCCGATTTTCTGATAAATCATATCGATTATGCCTTCCGGGCCCGGACAGAGAAGCCGTGGGCGAAGTGGCTCACCTTCGACCAGTTCTGCCAATATGTTCTTCCGTACCGCGGAAGTAACGAACCTCTGGAAGATTGGCGCCCCTATTTTTGGGAAAAATATATTAACCTCCCCAAGGAGATGAAAGATTCGACCGATCCGGTCGAAGCGGCCAGTCTTATCAATAACGATATCAGAAAATGGTTCACCTTCAGCGAAATCTATTATTATCATCCCACTGATCAGGGGTTGGAAGAAATGCGTCAATCCGGCAAGGGCCGCTGTGAAGATATGACCAACCTGGCCATTTTTGCCATGCGGGCCAATGGGCTGGCGGTCACGAGCGATTATACGCCGTTCTGGGGCAATGCCGGAAACAATCACGCCTGGAACGCTATTCTTCTGCCCGACGGCCGAGTGGTGCCGTTTATGGGCGATGAAGCCAATCCCGGCGAATACAAACTCGCCAATAAGATTGCCAAGGCGTATCGCAAGACCTATGAAGATCATCCCGAGAACCTTGTTTTTCAGGAACGAAAGCAGAAGAAGATCCCCGGCTGGCTGGCGGGGAAGAGTTATATCGATGTCACGCCGGCCTACGCCAGAGTCTCCAACCTGAATATAAATTTGGACGCACCGCTTCCCGATTCGATCGATATCGCCTATCTATGCGTTTTCAATTCCGGGGAATGGCAGGCGATCCAGTGGGGGAGAGCCGCCGACAGCACGGCACTGTTCAAAGAAATGGGACGCGATATTTTGTACCTTCCGGCGTTGTACATCAACGAAAAGATTGTCCCCGGCGGCACCCCGTTCATTCTTGATACCGTCGGAACGATGCACGCCCTTGCGCCCGATACATCGACCCGGGTTGCTCTCACTCTGATTTCGATCACCAATCCCAAACTGGAATGGTCCACCGAAGGGATCGAAAAGACGAAAGTGAAACCGGGGCAGGAATACGAGTTGTTCTACTGGAACGGGGAATGGCTATCGCTCGGAAAAGTGACATCCGACGATAGGGGAGTATCGTTCGCTAATGTCCCGTCCGGCGCCCTGTACTGGCTCCGCAAGACCGATTCCAGCAAAGAGGAGCGGGTATTCACCATGGAGAATGGCGAGCAGAAATGGTGGTGAGGAGAAGAATGAATTAATATTGAATTATATTTCCTTTCGAAAAAACAAATATTGGGGAATTTATGAAAATCCGGACATTGTTATTATTCATATTGGTTTCAATTACGATTCTTACTTTCGGCGAAGAGCAGAGTCCCGTCAAGTTTCGGAATTCTGCAAATTATCTCCCGGTCGATACAATAGCAAATTTTCATATCATTACCCGCCTTGAAAGCAGTCCTGCCTACAACCGCAACGCAACCGGGAATTTGTCATTAACAGGCGAAATTGATATTAGTTATCGCCCATCGCCGGAAGAAGCATCCCCCAATTCTATGCCGGAAATCTCGGTCGATTCTTTTCGTATTGTTTATGATGGCGACAGTGTCTTCAATTACCCGCGGCTGTCGCGGAAATCGGAGTTAGGAAATTCGGAAGGCGGAATGAGAAGAGATAGCATAGTTATCTCGCTATCTCCGCTCAATTGTCCGGCGGCAGTTGAAAAACTGCTTTTCCGATACACCGCCGTTATTTGGGATGATACAAATCGAATTGTCGGAAATTATGAGCACTTACTTTATCGTAAGTCGCGAGATAATTCCTGGATATGGATCACGGAGCCGCCCCGGTCAAATCCTTTTTCTCAGAATACGACCATTGCCTATACTGTCCCGGAGTCATCCCGGGTGATGATAGTCATTTATAATGTCAAGGGACAGATTGTCGACACTCTGGTCAACGACATGCAGGCCGAGGGGCAATATGAGATGGAATGGGTGCCGGATACTTCGCTTCCCGGAGGCGTTTATTTCTATAAAATAACCGCGGGAACAATGGCTGTGACAAAGAAAATCGTATTGGTGAAATAAGCGGTATCCGCGTCACGGCTCAACCATATCCCGCAAGAACTTAGAAGTTGGGGGAGGGAATATCCCGCCGCGGGACATCCCGGTTTTTTTAGTTGCAAATTCCAAGACAAGCAACTAAATTTAATTGGATTTTCATTCAATCATAGGCATCAAGAACTAACGGAGGGCGCATTATGCCTGCCGATAACGGCGAAGACAGGACGCGGTCGTATTCCGTCCTGAGTAAAGACACCCTCGTTGGACATTACAGGATAATAGAAAAGATCGGCTCCGGCGGAATGGGAGAGGTGTATCTGGCCGAGGATACGGCCCTCAACCGCAGGGTAGCCCTCAAGTTCCTGCCGCCCCACCTCTGCCAGGATGCCGAATGCCGGGCCCGGTTTAAGAGGGAGGCGCAGGCGGCCGCCAGGCTGGATCATCCCAATATTGCCGCGGTGTTTGAAGTGGCGGAATTTCAGGATCGTCCCTTTTTCTCCATGCAACTTGTCGAAGGGCAAACCCTGAGGGACGCCATGAAAGGCGAGATTATGCCGCTGGAGCGAATACGCGAGATCGGGATGCAGATTTGCGACGGGCTTCAGGCCGCGCACGATAGCGGCATCACTCACCGGGACATTAAGCCGTCGAATATCCTGATCGATTCCCACGGACGGGCGCGCATTGTCGATTTCGGGCTGGCATCGATAATCGGAACCGAGCAACTGACCCGGACCGGTTCGACTCTGGGCACCATCGGCTATATGTCACCGGAGCAGGTGAAGGGTGAAAAAATAGATCATCGCACCGACCTGTTTTCGTTCGGGGTGGTCCTATATGAAATGATTACCGGTCACGCACCGTTCAAAGCCGAATCGGACGCCGCCACATTTCGCGCGATTACCGGCTCCCATCCGGAACTTCTGGCGCATTTCCGCCGCGATGTCCCTTCCGAATGGCAGGCAATTATTGACAAGGCCCTG comes from the Candidatus Zixiibacteriota bacterium genome and includes:
- the korC gene encoding 2-oxoglutarate synthase subunit KorC; translated protein: MKAVAKRKSDRYEVRFSGSGGQGLILAGVMLAEAVGTGDGKNVVQTQSYGPEARGGASRSDVVISDGEIYYPKTMKLDLLLALTQEACDKYYGDLKDGGMLVIDSVLVTQVPTKLYYGFPFVRLAREEIGHVMVANVIALGAIAELTGIVSLEAVERVVKKRAPRGTEEKNIKALELGIAIAKKAKKQKQ
- the ndk gene encoding multifunctional nucleoside diphosphate kinase and apyrimidinic endonuclease and 3'-phosphodiesterase (Evidence 2a : Function from experimental evidences in other organisms; PubMedId : 1323446, 14585934, 15096615, 1657712, 7730286; Product type e : enzyme), whose product is MEQTLLIIKPDATKRNLIGHIIGRLERAGFEIAQMRLERLTPEKARRFYAVHEGKTFLDSLVEFMSSGPVVPILLRKQNAVADLRLLIGATDPAKAACGTLRQEIALNIQENSVHASDSPENAVKEIAFFFE
- a CDS encoding conserved hypothetical protein (Evidence 4 : Unknown function but conserved in other organisms): MDKFINYGDEKLPLNFPENVSLDEFQYSEKHDSFDFKALHHAINEEGNDLFPFRSADLFVVNDAYRHTPTDIILKWFNDNGYLGDRSIFIVATGCHAAPNDMQMRKIFGALYDSLKNRIRVHDAYDRGSMVKIGVDGEGHPVYINRLLHDAGNIVVIGSVEPHYFAGFTGGRKSIFPGLADYDTTVRNHARAVNFEAAPMRLDGNPVADDLSSLMNLVADKMIFSFQIVSIPSGGIVGIFCGAMGKSFEMAAQLAREVFGITAESHYDLILAEVRPPLDSNLYQLQKSLENCQMALRDGGSMVLFSPCHEGIGSESFYNLADIWKSGENHEDAVNDKFGIHKLYRVKKISERIGIYLHSNLPEGVSDKVFFRTVKDSQVLINEISKKGKTIKAALVRDAGQTVLTVRSKSQN
- the mdh gene encoding Malate dehydrogenase → MNRKIAVIGAGNVGASVAQYLAEANLADVVMVDILEGIPQGKALDLTQAGPVRKYNCHVTGSNDYKDIKGADLVVITAGLARKPGMTREDLLKMNADIVGGAADNIKKHAPKSFVIVVTNPLDIMTYHAFKRTGFPANRVCGQAGILDSTRFRAFVAMELNVAMSDIQAMVLGGHGDTMVPLPRYTTVGGIPIGELIPAERIQAISDRTRDGGAEIVKLLKSGSAYYAPAAATVEMARAILLDEKRVVPASAYLNGEYGLTDLYIGVPVILGAGGVEKVLELKLQKKELDALTKSGATYKGFLKEIGY
- the icd gene encoding isocitrate dehydrogenase, specific for NADP+; e14 prophage (Evidence 2a : Function from experimental evidences in other organisms; PubMedId : 10623532, 2204109, 2682654, 3112144, 9298646, 9352899; Product type h : extrachromosomal origin); protein product: MSPKFKHIVIPKDGEKITIKNKKLAVPDQPIIPVMEGDGIGRDIMRATRRVVDAAVNKAYGGKRRIAWMDIYAGEKAQEIYGEIMPKETFDAIKQYIVALKGPLTTPIGGGFRSLNVTLRQVLNLYACVRPVRYFEGVPAPVKHPEKMNVVIYRENTEDVYAGIEWAKGTKEVKQVIDFLNKKFKLSIRTDSGIGIKPISVTGTKRLVRKAIQYAIDKKRKSVTLVHKGNIMKYTEGAFRDWGYKLATTEFRDKVVTEDEVNKQFGGQVPAGKILVNDRIADSMFQQILTRTGEYEVLATPNLNGDYLSDACAAQVGGLGMAPGANIGDFVGLFEATHGTAPKYADKDVINPGSLILSAVMMLDYLGWGEAGEMIERAMEATIKNKTVTYDLERQMEGATKVSTSQFATNIINNMR
- a CDS encoding Transglutaminase domain-containing protein; amino-acid sequence: MSKTYTICFAIFMTLSGVVFKTNAQSINYPDDIAAVLDSAGENRVALEEVLFHYRDDSLKFQAACFLIRNMPGHSYVTYKLVDTAGNEVLFNALEYPTYDSLNRAFDAIQAKTGDLDFRKKDLFDDTKTIRADFLINHIDYAFRARTEKPWAKWLTFDQFCQYVLPYRGSNEPLEDWRPYFWEKYINLPKEMKDSTDPVEAASLINNDIRKWFTFSEIYYYHPTDQGLEEMRQSGKGRCEDMTNLAIFAMRANGLAVTSDYTPFWGNAGNNHAWNAILLPDGRVVPFMGDEANPGEYKLANKIAKAYRKTYEDHPENLVFQERKQKKIPGWLAGKSYIDVTPAYARVSNLNINLDAPLPDSIDIAYLCVFNSGEWQAIQWGRAADSTALFKEMGRDILYLPALYINEKIVPGGTPFILDTVGTMHALAPDTSTRVALTLISITNPKLEWSTEGIEKTKVKPGQEYELFYWNGEWLSLGKVTSDDRGVSFANVPSGALYWLRKTDSSKEERVFTMENGEQKWW
- a CDS encoding hypothetical protein (Evidence 5 : Unknown function), which encodes MKIRTLLLFILVSITILTFGEEQSPVKFRNSANYLPVDTIANFHIITRLESSPAYNRNATGNLSLTGEIDISYRPSPEEASPNSMPEISVDSFRIVYDGDSVFNYPRLSRKSELGNSEGGMRRDSIVISLSPLNCPAAVEKLLFRYTAVIWDDTNRIVGNYEHLLYRKSRDNSWIWITEPPRSNPFSQNTTIAYTVPESSRVMIVIYNVKGQIVDTLVNDMQAEGQYEMEWVPDTSLPGGVYFYKITAGTMAVTKKIVLVK